One Salvia miltiorrhiza cultivar Shanhuang (shh) unplaced genomic scaffold, IMPLAD_Smil_shh original_scaffold_414, whole genome shotgun sequence genomic window, TggttttatatgattttacatgATTTGTGGTAttttggatgtaggaattgagcATAAATTGGAGATGATCTTGTGAATGGAAGAAGTTGAAGGAAATCGAGTTTTTGCATGGATTTGGTAAAGATGGTGGACTATGAAGAAGAAGTTTGGAGATTGGGCTTGAAATTAATTGTCTAGAATTTAATTAGTCCAAAActcttgattttaattattttcttatgctttaatttttgtaagGGGGGCCGAAGCCCATTTGTGGGGTGATTAGCGGCACCTTAGGTTTCTTTTATTCATTGAATTAGTTTATTTCTAAGAACCTAGCCGCCACCTTTAGTATAAGTTAGGATTAGTTGacttttggaaaaaaaaaacttttgatTCTGTACTTTTCTAGCACTTATGTATAGCTTAGTTTGATTAGGagaattttaattgttttaacTTTTGCTTGCTTGGAGATTGGCGGCTATAGCAATAATCAAGGCAGACGAGTTTTTAttgtttaatttaagttgtgacttttattttcttgcaatttattttattgttctatgttcatttttatttattttattctgttTAGTTTGAtcatgagtagctaattctttaattcagtgagaataatgaaacactaatttattaatctgtgagacctaattgagcataaaattggttcctattgatttcgatttattcctatGGTTTAAAgaaaattctgattttatttaagtctggccaacttagatttaattggattacagtcaattagcacctccaatccgtaattgttggaatatggctgattaatgataaaactaccgtgttcgtagtaggaataaattggtagattaattattactagcgtatctaggataattggtttaaactgggttccttcatcttaataatattataatattaaatctatgactggcgtatccagctaagttatattttaataagggaaataggcaggATTGGCGTATCCAGCCGTCTATCAACACAGTAAGTATGAATCaaggtatgtcagtgcgtatcacggtatcctataactagttggttgatagggataaATTAATCTTTGTgccgatgatcagagctttgaattagtgtggatttattcgagccgagttacctttttattgattaatttctaGATTGTTATTTGAGTTATTTGATTTcttagttataattaattttctcaagttaaggcgtggtggcatcacaaaaaatatagattttagggaattgaatgattttacctgctttctgtgggatcgaccctgcttgtcattatactaattagttcttgataattctgcaggaattatttggtgaaaaacgacgtccaccaaattggcgccgttgtcggggagcggtgttaattgaattcttttcccttttgatcatttttctttttatttttcttttggtttatgagcagatcttctCGGTCGAATCTCCTATTCGATTGTGAGATCGAGAAAACTGCAAAGAGACTGAGAAAAGAGGCCAAGGCACGAAAGCTGCTGGAACTACTAGATTCGCAACTCGACCTGTCTGCCTACACGGAACAGTTCATCAAGGCGAAACTCAGTGCTGCCGCTGCTGACGAGACtttgtttgcccaaacagaccttGAGTCAGAGGCAGAAACAGATTGTGAGGATGAAGTTGAGTCGAATTTCGACAAGAGCACCGGAGACGACATGTCGGCTAACGATCCTAGACTATGTGTtctctccagccacgaagctgatgaccccccAACACCGATACGGATGCTGGCGGCTGCTACCGGTATTGAGATTAAGCTTGGTCTGCTTAATGTTCTCCTGAAGTACTATggcaagaagggagaagatACGTACAACTTcttgagcgaattcatcaagattTGTAAAGTGCAAAAGCGCCCTACTGGAgtaacggaggaacacttcaaactagctgcttttcccttcactatgacagcagaggcgaactcttggttaGCGAGTCTTCCACCCAATTCTATCACTTCATGGGCAGAGATGAAAAAGCTATTTCTAGAACattttttccctcccaccaagacgaatgcGCTGAAAAGAGAAATTAGTGGAGTGAAGCAGGAGTACGATGAGTCATTGAGCACATACTGGACTCGATTCAGGAGGTTAGTGGATAGCTGTACGAACCATAAGTTTTCCGAGGGAGATTTGCTACCGTACTTCTATCAAGGGATGACCGTTGATACTAAAAtcttgtgaattcatcgagtggaTGAGGGTTTTTCTAGAATACTGTAAGTGAAGCCAAACGGTTAATTTAACACTTAGTGGAGGCCACGAGAGAGTATGAGGAGCCGCGcatccaactgctcaagaaagctgctcaagctAGTTCGTCGGACATTGAGGATAAGTTTGAAGAGAGGATGGGTAGAATGGAAAGATTGCTCAATACCGTGGTAGAGAAAGTGGCAAGTGCTGGACAACCGATGGAGAAACCATGTGGAGCATGTGGCAACTTAGGCCATACGAGCTTGCAGTGCACAGGGGGTGAGGAATAATATCAAGCTCAAGTGAATTCTTCCCACAATTTTTACAGCTGCACTGACCCACTGCCCCCTTTGCCCAAACGGAACCTTTACTCGAATAACCATAATGCACCATGGAGAAATCATCCCAACTTTCGATGGAGGGATCCCGACCAGAAGCGGCCACAAGCGatgcagcagccacagcagcataATTACTAtcctccacatcaaaggacggggtaCCAAGCCCCACAAGTTCAACAATTTGTTCCAGAAAAGCAAGGCAAGTCACTcgaggagatgatggcggacTTGATTGGTAATCAACAATTTTTGCAGAATAATGTGCAACAACTCCAACAATCCCAAGCCGAGCAGAATGTGCAGATCGAGGGGCTGGCCCGTCAGATGTCCCAACTTGCGACATCCATGAATCAACTTAAGGGCAGCAATGGAGCCTTTCCATCTCAAGTTCAATTGAATCCTAAGGAGAATGTCAACAAGATCACCTTGAGGAGTGGTACAGAGTTGAATGAACCAACACCCCAGAAATCACAAGATGGTTCGAAGGCAAATTCTAGAGTCAAATTTAGTGTGGAGAAATTCGAGAGTTCTGTTGGCACGACATCCAATCATTCAGCAGGTAGAACAGTCCGGTCTGGCCAAACAGAACATGAGGTCGACCGTTGCGCAGAAAGGGAAGTGAGCAACACTTGATTCCACCGAGGAGCAGATCAAGGTTCCTACACCTTCAAGCCTACATGATCCCATGGTTGAGATATCAGTTCCCTTTCCAATGAGGTTGGCGAGGAAGAAGCCGGAGGAGGAACTCATCAATTTCGTGAAGATATTCGGCAAGCTTGAGGTGAGTCTTTCGTTCATTCAAGCACTGAAAATTCCTCCATTTGGAAAATTTGTGAAGGACTTCATTGCTGGTAAGTCCAAGGTAAATGGAAAAATTCTGATGGGTGAGAACGTCTCAGTAGCAATCAAGCAGGAATTACCACCCAAATCCAAATATTCGGGTATGTTTTCTCTCCCCATTTACATAGGAGATACTAGGatcgagcatgctatgtgtgaccTAGAAGCCTCTATCAATGTTATGCCTCTCACTGTTTATAATAGGTTGTCGGGTGTAGAATTGGTAGATACTAGAGTGGTCATTCAGTTAGCTGATAGGTCATGCGTGTATCCCGAGGGTTTGCTCGAGAATGTTCTTGTGAGTGTGAGGATGAGTGGAGTGCAATCCAAGGGTTCATCGAGAGTCCTTTTAGGTCGTCTGTTCCTAAGGACTGCGATGTCAATCATAGATGTTAGTAATGGCACAATTTGTCTAGATTATCATGGGGAGAAATATACTTTTAGTATGGATGATGCCATGAAAACTCCTAATGATGCTGAAAATGCTTATTCTATTGATGTGATTGACCCTCTCATCCAAGAATTTCTTGAGACCGAATTCATGCAGGATAAGTTGGAGCTCACCATGATCAAAAGCTGGACAGAATTTGATGCTCAAGGGATGAACAATGCAGAGATCAAAGAGGCCATCATGTCTATTTATACACAGCCGGAAGTGGTCAGTTCAGGAAGccagttctgtttgcccaaacagacatCGTATGACAGACCGTTGAGATCCGATGAGAAGCCGCCGGAGTTAGAACTTAAGCCTATTCCTGTGAATCTGAAGTATGTCTATCTTGGGGATACTGATACTCTTCCAGTCATCATTAGCAGCGAATTGACCGCAAGCTAGGAGAAGCAGTTAATCACCAAGCTCAAAAAGCATAAGAAAGCAATTGGGTGGACTTTGGCGGACATCACTGGTATAGGTCCCGACGTGTGCCAACATTACATCTTGTTGGAGTCGGATGCTAAGCCTGTTCGAGATCCACAGAGGAAATTGAATCCGAACATGAGGGAGATTGTGCTTAAGGGGGTCCTCAAGCTCCTTGCTTTGGGAATAATTTATCCTATCTCTGACAACAAGTGGATGAGTCCGATTCACATGGTTCCAAAGAAGTCGGGACTGCAAGTGGTTGAGAATGAGAAAAATGAGTTGGTGCTGATGTGTCTTGTTATTGGATGGTGCATGTGCATCGATTACCGGAAGTTAAATGCAGCTACTCGCAAGGATCATTTTCCTCTACCATTCATTGATCAGATGTTGGAACGCCTCGCTGGACAATCCTTCTTTTGCTTTTTGGATGGGTACAAtggctattttcaaattcatgtcaACCAAGAGGATCAAGAGAAGACTACCTTCCCCTGCCCGTTTGGTACATATGCATGTAAAAGGATGCCgtttggattgtgcaatgcgcCCGGCACCTTTCAAAGATGCATGGTGAGCATCTTTTCAGATTTGATCGAGAAGTGCATCGAAATCTTTATGGATGATTTCACAGTATATGGAGCATCATTTGAGGACTGCCTTGACAACTTGGAGAAGGTTTTGACACGTTGTATGGAGAAGAATCTGATCTTGAACTTCgaaaagtgtcattttatggtCAAGGAGGGCATCGTCTTAGGCCATGTTGTTTCAGAAAAAGGGATTCAAGTCGACAAGGCAAAGGTGAATTTGATAGCGAAGCTGCCATACCCTACAAATGTGAAGGAGATAAGAGGTTTTCTTGGTCACGCTGGATTTTACGGACGATTCATCAAGGATTTTACAAAGATTGCGCAACCGTTGACACATCTTCTGCAGAATGACGTGTCGTTTGCCCTAACAGAGGACTGTAAGCAGGCGTTTAATTGACTTGTTAAAAACCAAGTTGACCACGGCTCCTATTATGCAACCACCTGATTGGAAGCTTCCCTTTGAGCTTATGCGTGGCGCTAGTGACCAT contains:
- the LOC131004514 gene encoding uncharacterized protein LOC131004514, with amino-acid sequence MVEISVPFPMRLARKKPEEELINFVKIFGKLEVSLSFIQALKIPPFGKFVKDFIAGKSKVNGKILMGENVSVAIKQELPPKSKYSGMFSLPIYIGDTRIEHAMCDLEASINVMPLTVYNRLSGVELVDTRVVIQLADRSCVYPEGLLENVLVSVRMSGVQSKGSSRVLLGRLFLRTAMSIIDVSNGTICLDYHGEKYTFSMDDAMKTPNDAENAYSIDVIDPLIQEFLETEFMQDKLELTMIKSWTEFDAQGMNNAEIKEAIMSIYTQPEVVSSGSQFCLPKQTSYDRPLRSDEKPPELELKPIPVNLKYVYLGDTDTLPVIISSELTAS